The genomic DNA GCAGGCCATTGGCCTGCAGATGATGCTCGTTGACCTGCGGCTGGTGCAGGCCAACCCCTCGCGCGGTTCTGAAGCGGGGCATGGGTTCGCCGCTTACTTAGCGGCGCGCTCCTTGTCGATCAACTGGTCGGCGACATTCAGCACACCTTCCGGACCTTGAGCTGTGCCGAGGTCAAAACGGTACTTGCCATTGACCACCATGCTAGGTACGCCAGTGATTTCGTACTTTTTCGCCAGCTCCTTGGCCTGGTTGACCTGGCCCTTGATGGCGAACGAGTTGAAGGTGGCGAGGAACTTGTCCTTGTCGACGCCCTGGGTGGCGAGGAAGTCAGCCATGTCCTGGGGATCGGTCAGGCGCTTGCGCTGGTTCTGAATGGCATCGAACACCGCCGCGTGAACCTTGTGCTCGACGCCCATGGCTTCGAGGGTCAGGAACATTTGGCCGTGGGCGTCCCATGCACCGCCGAACATCGCAGGCACGCGTTTGAAGTTGACGTCCTTCGGCAGTTTTTCAACCCAAGGGTTGATCACCGGCTCGAAGTGATAGCAATGAGGGCAGCCGTACCAGAACAGCTCGACCACTTCGATCTTGCCGGGAACGGACACCGGAACAGGGTTGCTCAGCTCGAGGTACTCCTTGCCGGCCGTGACAGGCTCCGCAGCCTGAACGGCGGACATACCGAATACGCTGGCGGCGACCAGCGCAGCGCTGAGAATCAGTTTACGCATGCTTTACTCCTGAGCAG from Pseudomonas putida includes the following:
- the dsbA gene encoding thiol:disulfide interchange protein DsbA, whose protein sequence is MRKLILSAALVAASVFGMSAVQAAEPVTAGKEYLELSNPVPVSVPGKIEVVELFWYGCPHCYHFEPVINPWVEKLPKDVNFKRVPAMFGGAWDAHGQMFLTLEAMGVEHKVHAAVFDAIQNQRKRLTDPQDMADFLATQGVDKDKFLATFNSFAIKGQVNQAKELAKKYEITGVPSMVVNGKYRFDLGTAQGPEGVLNVADQLIDKERAAK